In one Bradyrhizobium cosmicum genomic region, the following are encoded:
- a CDS encoding muconate cycloisomerase family protein, whose amino-acid sequence MTEATVERIRLFLIESPIKMARLQGVGNVKGTVKRVLLELTASDGVIGWGEAAPWEVFTGTPEAAFSALDIYLRPIVLGKPVRRIRALMAELDRALVGHAEAKVAIEMALLDIVGKSSRLSVADLLGGRVRDTIPLSFSIADPDFAADLERMRKMVPDGNVIYKVKTGVKPHREDLEHLEAIRNEFGDKVDLRVDYNQALAPFGAIKILRDVEQFAPTFIEQPVPRKYLDVMAQLTAALETPVLADESCFDRRDMMEVVRREAADAVSIKLMKAGGLFEAQAIMAIADIAGLPGYGGTLWEGGIGLAAGTQLIAATPGISLGCEFYMPHHVLTEDVLEERIANRAGHVVVPDGPGLGIRVSEASVRANARVLAEA is encoded by the coding sequence ATGACCGAAGCGACCGTTGAACGTATCAGGCTGTTCCTGATCGAAAGCCCGATCAAGATGGCCCGCCTGCAGGGCGTCGGCAACGTCAAGGGCACGGTGAAACGTGTCCTGCTTGAGCTCACCGCGAGCGACGGCGTGATCGGCTGGGGCGAGGCGGCACCGTGGGAGGTGTTCACGGGAACGCCGGAAGCGGCGTTCTCCGCGCTCGACATTTATTTAAGGCCAATCGTGCTCGGCAAGCCGGTGCGCCGCATCCGCGCGCTGATGGCCGAGCTCGACCGCGCATTGGTCGGGCACGCCGAAGCGAAAGTCGCGATCGAGATGGCGCTGCTCGACATCGTCGGAAAATCGTCGAGGCTCTCGGTCGCCGACCTGCTCGGCGGCCGGGTGCGCGACACGATTCCCCTCTCCTTCTCGATCGCCGATCCCGATTTCGCCGCCGATCTCGAACGCATGCGGAAAATGGTTCCGGACGGGAACGTGATCTACAAGGTCAAGACCGGGGTGAAGCCGCATCGCGAGGACCTCGAGCATCTCGAGGCGATCCGCAACGAGTTCGGCGACAAGGTCGACCTTCGCGTCGACTACAATCAGGCCTTGGCGCCGTTCGGCGCCATCAAGATCCTGCGCGACGTCGAGCAGTTCGCGCCGACCTTCATCGAGCAGCCGGTACCGCGCAAATATCTCGACGTGATGGCGCAGCTCACCGCGGCGCTGGAAACGCCCGTGCTCGCCGACGAAAGCTGCTTCGATCGCCGCGACATGATGGAGGTGGTGCGGCGCGAGGCGGCCGACGCCGTCTCGATCAAACTGATGAAGGCCGGCGGCCTGTTCGAGGCCCAGGCGATCATGGCGATCGCCGATATCGCCGGCCTGCCCGGCTATGGCGGCACGCTATGGGAGGGCGGCATCGGGCTGGCCGCCGGCACACAGCTCATCGCGGCGACGCCGGGGATCTCGCTCGGCTGCGAGTTCTACATGCCGCATCATGTACTGACCGAGGACGTGCTGGAAGAGCGAATCGCCAACCGCGCCGGTCATGTGGTGGTGCCGGATGGGCCCGGCCTCGGCATCCGCGTCAGCGAAGCCTCGGTCCGCGCCAACGCGCGGGTGCTGGCGGAGGCGTAG